A genome region from Deinococcus sp. KNUC1210 includes the following:
- the zapE gene encoding cell division protein ZapE, with protein MTELLSAGGIPQSSIDLTTRHPEIDPARLTSGLTPGARFQDVRFQTYRPNPDYPSQQEARDRLETFVTELGAVPETRGGLFGLLGPARLGRKRRRPEGRGLYLDGGFGVGKTHLLASAYHAATVPKAFMSFQDWMYLIGALGMTRATAALSSLELLCLDEFELDDPGNTHMANTFLAELMPLGLNVIATSNTEPGALGQGRFNAHDFGRQIQGIAGRFENLQLDGPDYRQRGSTPELPLSADEYARWRAQQPAASFAELDFGQLETLLMSVHPARFGQVLEGVAALGGPGLLHPMISQNAALRFVHFVDKVYDLGLRAALTGAP; from the coding sequence TTGACCGAGCTGCTGTCGGCAGGCGGCATTCCTCAGAGCAGCATCGATCTGACGACCCGGCATCCCGAGATCGATCCGGCGCGGCTGACCTCGGGCCTGACGCCCGGCGCACGCTTTCAGGACGTGCGCTTCCAGACGTACCGCCCCAATCCCGACTATCCGTCTCAGCAGGAGGCGCGGGACCGGCTGGAAACATTTGTGACCGAGCTGGGGGCGGTGCCGGAAACGCGGGGCGGGCTGTTCGGACTGCTGGGGCCAGCCCGACTCGGGCGGAAACGTCGCCGCCCGGAAGGACGTGGGCTGTACCTCGACGGCGGCTTCGGCGTGGGCAAAACGCACCTGCTGGCCTCGGCCTATCACGCGGCGACGGTGCCCAAAGCCTTCATGAGCTTTCAGGACTGGATGTACCTGATCGGCGCACTCGGCATGACGCGGGCCACTGCCGCCCTGAGCAGCCTGGAACTGCTGTGCCTCGACGAATTCGAACTGGACGACCCCGGCAATACCCACATGGCAAATACCTTTCTGGCCGAACTGATGCCGCTGGGCCTGAACGTGATCGCCACCAGCAACACCGAGCCGGGGGCGCTGGGTCAGGGCCGCTTCAATGCCCACGACTTCGGACGGCAGATTCAGGGCATCGCCGGGCGCTTTGAGAATCTCCAGCTCGACGGCCCCGACTACCGGCAGCGCGGCAGTACCCCGGAACTTCCGCTGAGTGCCGACGAATACGCTCGCTGGCGGGCACAGCAACCGGCAGCCTCCTTCGCGGAGCTGGACTTCGGGCAACTGGAAACCCTGCTGATGTCGGTGCATCCGGCACGCTTCGGGCAGGTACTGGAAGGCGTGGCGGCGCTGGGCGGGCCGGGACTGCTGCACCCGATGATCAGCCAGAATGCCGCGCTGCGCTTCGTCCATTTCGTGGACAAGGTCTACGACCTGGGGCTGCGGGCGGCCTTGACCGGTGCGCCCTGA
- a CDS encoding S4 domain-containing protein produces the protein MSAPKSSPPSAAPKLSTLVAQARGGRVVRTAFVEADTLDRRLLQDDEIRHHIAGGFPDARRVVLTLYPAHIPDVDAGVTVFRLNFETPGWDVQDVAVALRGLGLPEDTLGELREERGAFLLAATGKAVKTLSSLSEVGGRAMDVEEIGAAAGRGSKTREVVVPSMRVDVVGAKGFGVSRAYFQQGVEAGKVRLNGQLARASSDIREGDSLSAEGLGRIDFKRVVNETRRGNYKVELEVHR, from the coding sequence GGCGCAGGCACGTGGTGGGCGGGTTGTTCGTACCGCCTTTGTCGAGGCCGATACTCTGGATCGCCGTCTTCTGCAGGATGACGAGATCAGACACCACATCGCGGGCGGCTTCCCCGATGCCCGGCGCGTGGTGCTGACGCTGTATCCGGCCCATATTCCCGATGTCGATGCGGGCGTCACGGTCTTCCGGCTGAACTTCGAGACGCCCGGTTGGGACGTGCAGGATGTGGCGGTAGCGCTGCGCGGGCTGGGCCTGCCGGAAGACACGCTGGGCGAACTGCGCGAGGAGCGCGGCGCCTTTCTGCTGGCCGCCACCGGCAAGGCCGTGAAGACGCTGAGCAGCCTGAGCGAGGTGGGCGGGCGAGCCATGGACGTGGAAGAGATCGGCGCGGCAGCCGGGCGCGGCAGCAAGACCCGCGAAGTGGTGGTCCCTTCGATGCGGGTGGATGTGGTCGGGGCCAAGGGGTTCGGCGTCAGCCGGGCGTACTTCCAGCAGGGTGTCGAGGCGGGCAAGGTGCGGCTGAACGGCCAGCTCGCCCGCGCCAGCAGCGATATCCGCGAGGGTGACAGCCTGTCGGCAGAGGGACTGGGGCGTATCGACTTCAAACGGGTGGTCAACGAGACGCGGCGCGGCAATTACAAGGTCGAGCTGGAGGTTCACCGTTGA